A part of Patescibacteria group bacterium genomic DNA contains:
- the lysS gene encoding lysine--tRNA ligase, giving the protein MASIEEIRNTRLEKLKILNEKGINAYPIKTKRDYSLAEVAEKFEKLEGKDDVSVVGRIISLRPQGGLVFITLDDGTAHFQALIKKDLVNSDVFDLFSSTVDIGDFVAVSGSLFLTKRNEKTVEVKSWTMLAKSLRPLPEKWHGLQDVEERFRRRYLDLLMSSEVKDRFVLRSKLVTEIRSFYNADGYIEVETPRLQTLAGGATARPFVTHHNALGIDFNLTIAQELYLKKLVVGGFNKVYEIGRKFRNEGIDATHNPEFTMLESQESYADALSQRQFIEKLFKYLVKKLFNTDSFLYDGNKIEFGNDFAVITFYDLLRRFALIENPESITREQLLLKANQLGVDVDRVEPMEKILDAIYKKTCRPKLVQPTFIIDYPLSFNPFAKRKEDTPELIDRFQLVAGGIELVNAFSELNNPIDQAERYLEQDKKSRKGDKDISPSDKEYLEAMEYGMPPNGGIGIGIDRLAMLFSDVKNVKEVILFPTLKPKEEGGGKKERKIGVAVINKSAGLAPWQQLNTVAHLSASLGARKGKSLFFQEEIQTKDEKSIALNIQNALMIKEAKSNSDLAELARVAREAGLLVTEFTREMLVTTDDKKVIAATKLKNLNEIEYLGVLVFGEKTAVEKLTEKFGLFA; this is encoded by the coding sequence ATGGCCTCCATTGAAGAAATTCGAAATACCCGATTAGAAAAGCTCAAAATTTTAAATGAGAAGGGGATCAATGCCTATCCTATTAAAACCAAAAGAGATTATAGTCTCGCGGAAGTTGCAGAAAAATTCGAAAAGTTAGAGGGCAAAGACGACGTCTCTGTCGTCGGTAGAATTATTTCACTGCGTCCACAGGGCGGGTTGGTGTTTATTACGCTCGATGACGGTACTGCCCATTTTCAGGCACTGATCAAAAAAGACTTAGTAAATTCTGACGTATTCGATCTTTTTTCCTCGACTGTTGATATCGGGGATTTTGTTGCGGTTTCTGGATCGTTGTTTCTTACTAAAAGAAACGAAAAAACGGTTGAAGTAAAAAGTTGGACGATGCTTGCTAAAAGCCTCCGTCCGCTTCCAGAAAAATGGCATGGATTGCAGGATGTCGAAGAGAGATTTCGCCGCCGATATCTCGATCTGCTGATGTCGTCTGAAGTGAAAGATCGCTTTGTGTTGCGATCAAAACTGGTTACTGAAATTCGCTCATTCTACAATGCCGATGGCTATATTGAAGTAGAAACTCCACGCTTGCAGACCTTAGCTGGTGGCGCAACCGCACGGCCTTTCGTGACGCATCACAACGCGCTTGGTATCGATTTCAACCTCACTATTGCTCAGGAGCTCTATCTTAAAAAGCTCGTAGTCGGTGGTTTTAATAAAGTCTATGAAATTGGTAGGAAATTTCGAAATGAAGGGATTGACGCGACGCATAATCCTGAATTTACGATGCTTGAATCACAGGAATCCTATGCGGACGCGCTGTCTCAAAGGCAATTCATTGAAAAATTATTTAAATATTTAGTTAAAAAACTTTTTAATACAGATTCGTTTTTGTATGATGGCAATAAAATAGAATTTGGTAATGATTTCGCCGTGATTACCTTTTATGATTTGCTCAGACGTTTTGCCTTGATCGAAAATCCGGAATCTATCACTCGAGAACAACTTTTGCTTAAGGCCAATCAGCTTGGAGTGGATGTTGATAGGGTTGAGCCAATGGAAAAAATTCTGGACGCTATTTATAAGAAAACCTGTCGCCCAAAACTGGTTCAGCCAACGTTCATTATTGATTATCCTTTAAGTTTTAATCCGTTTGCCAAGAGAAAGGAGGACACACCGGAATTGATTGATCGCTTCCAGCTTGTTGCTGGCGGTATTGAGCTCGTAAACGCATTTTCAGAATTGAATAATCCGATTGATCAAGCCGAGAGATATTTGGAACAAGATAAAAAAAGTAGGAAAGGCGATAAAGATATTTCACCATCTGATAAGGAATATTTGGAGGCTATGGAGTATGGAATGCCGCCGAACGGTGGCATTGGCATTGGCATTGATCGACTGGCGATGTTATTTTCCGATGTTAAAAACGTGAAGGAAGTGATTTTGTTCCCAACGTTAAAGCCGAAAGAAGAAGGTGGTGGTAAAAAAGAGCGAAAAATTGGGGTGGCAGTTATTAATAAATCCGCTGGACTAGCGCCGTGGCAGCAATTAAATACGGTCGCACATCTTTCGGCCTCTTTGGGCGCTCGAAAAGGTAAGAGTTTGTTTTTTCAAGAAGAAATTCAAACCAAGGATGAAAAATCCATCGCCTTAAATATTCAAAACGCTCTGATGATCAAGGAAGCAAAGTCAAACAGTGATTTAGCAGAGTTGGCTCGCGTTGCGCGAGAAGCAGGACTTTTGGTTACTGAATTTACTCGAGAAATGCTTGTAACGACCGACGATAAAAAAGTTATTGCAGCCACAAAACTGAAAAATTTAAACGAGATCGAATATCTCGGCGTGCTGGTTTTTGGAGAAAAAACTGCTGTTGAAAAATTGACGGAAAAATTTGGACTTTTTGCATAG
- the leuS gene encoding leucine--tRNA ligase, translating to MNDYNHLKIEKKWQKIWEKNKLNQAKDQKFPRGSASVPRSSAPKKFYGLIEFPYPSGDGLHVGHIRSNTAMDVIARKRRAEGFEVLYPIGWDAFGLPTENYAIKTGIHPAIVTKKNTENFQRQLKELGFSFDWSREINTTDPEYYKWTQWIFLKFLEKGLAYKKKMAINWCPKDKIGLANEEVVDGCCERCGTPVEKREKEQWMLAITKYADRLDRDLDNKKILIGTRNPAKVKMIKTCLAGVAGIELLSLDDVPPVDDSSLIEGDDFKENARMKSEFYFKKTGFPTIATDNIFWIEKWPENNGVMVHMRKHANPNSERATDEEVIEFLKNFLKTVGGSSPANFHYATSFTDEAGSMVEEVVPSDYILQDEQTKNYWPGYPTEAFLKDAQTGVFKSDQSDEVRYKKVISLFHEKFVSRMLAGHTPIEYLEKIKLQQKNWIGKSEGAQIRFKIQESGFKNEISEVDVFTTRIDTIFSGTFLVVAPEHPIIKKLAKSFENLEEIERFISNSKKKTDIERTDKENKTGVQLKGIEAINPATLESMAVWVSDFVLGEYGTGAVFADAHDKRDFDMAKKYGIPLKVSIKPSDPVLFEKVKTLETCYEGEGILFNSGTFDGLTSKEARPKIVEWLKEKGFAEKIVKYKIRDWVFSRQRYWGEPIPVIHCEKCGIVPLAEKDLPLKLPNVKNYKPTDTGESPLASISKWVNVKCPVCKGPARRETDTMPNWAGSSWYYLAYVVKKGKSFDLKNKSALDYWTPVDWYNGGMEHTTLHLLYSRFWHKFLFDLGLVPTSEPYLKRTSHGLILGEGGVKMSKSLGNVVNPDTLIKTFGADTLRLYEMFMGPFDQHIAWSTESMVGPRRFLERVWKLKERITIQESRFKNRNQENPESKIVNHESTLLHKTIKKVSEDIEAMRFNTAVSAMMVLLNEFEKAETVSRKEYEILLQLLAPFAPHITDELWSLLGNKKSIHLSSWPVYDSKLASKSGGVLVIQVNGKMRSTLNTETELTEAEAKELALNLPEIKKWIAELPIKKLIYVKGRLLNVVV from the coding sequence ATGAACGACTACAACCATCTAAAAATTGAAAAAAAATGGCAAAAGATTTGGGAGAAAAATAAACTCAACCAAGCTAAGGATCAGAAATTTCCGCGTGGTTCCGCGTCTGTTCCGCGAAGTTCTGCGCCCAAGAAATTTTACGGTCTAATCGAATTTCCCTATCCGTCTGGAGATGGTTTGCATGTCGGGCATATTCGCTCGAATACTGCTATGGATGTAATCGCTCGCAAGCGTCGAGCGGAAGGTTTTGAAGTGTTGTACCCAATCGGTTGGGATGCGTTCGGATTGCCGACGGAAAATTACGCCATCAAAACCGGGATTCATCCGGCGATTGTGACCAAAAAAAACACCGAAAATTTCCAACGTCAGCTTAAAGAGTTGGGGTTTAGTTTTGATTGGTCGCGGGAAATCAACACCACCGATCCGGAATATTACAAATGGACGCAATGGATTTTTTTGAAATTTCTCGAGAAGGGTTTGGCCTACAAAAAAAAGATGGCGATCAATTGGTGTCCGAAAGACAAGATTGGTCTTGCTAATGAGGAAGTGGTGGACGGTTGTTGTGAGCGTTGTGGCACACCCGTTGAGAAACGCGAAAAAGAACAGTGGATGTTGGCCATTACGAAGTACGCTGACCGACTTGATCGCGACTTGGATAATAAAAAGATTTTGATTGGCACCAGAAATCCGGCCAAGGTGAAAATGATAAAAACCTGCCTCGCAGGTGTTGCCGGCATTGAACTGCTTTCGCTCGATGACGTGCCACCGGTTGACGACTCTAGTTTAATAGAGGGCGATGATTTCAAGGAAAATGCCAGAATGAAGTCTGAGTTTTATTTCAAAAAAACTGGCTTTCCCACTATTGCCACCGATAATATTTTCTGGATTGAAAAATGGCCAGAGAATAACGGTGTTATGGTCCACATGCGAAAGCATGCTAATCCAAACAGTGAACGTGCCACTGATGAAGAGGTCATAGAATTTCTCAAGAATTTCTTAAAAACAGTCGGCGGAAGCTCTCCCGCTAATTTTCACTATGCCACTTCATTTACCGATGAGGCGGGAAGTATGGTGGAGGAGGTTGTGCCGAGTGACTATATTTTGCAGGACGAACAGACCAAAAATTATTGGCCCGGCTATCCTACTGAAGCTTTTCTGAAAGATGCGCAGACTGGCGTTTTCAAGTCTGATCAGTCGGACGAGGTGCGTTACAAAAAAGTGATCTCACTTTTCCATGAAAAGTTTGTATCAAGGATGCTTGCTGGCCACACTCCGATCGAGTATTTGGAAAAAATAAAATTACAACAGAAGAATTGGATTGGAAAATCTGAAGGAGCTCAAATTCGATTCAAGATTCAAGAATCAGGATTCAAGAATGAAATTTCAGAGGTTGATGTTTTCACAACGCGCATCGATACCATTTTTTCCGGTACTTTTCTTGTTGTTGCCCCAGAACATCCGATTATTAAAAAGTTAGCGAAGAGCTTCGAAAATCTCGAAGAAATCGAACGATTTATTTCCAATTCAAAGAAAAAGACCGACATTGAGAGAACTGATAAAGAAAATAAAACAGGAGTGCAATTGAAGGGTATTGAAGCCATAAATCCCGCAACCCTAGAAAGTATGGCAGTCTGGGTTTCAGATTTTGTGCTTGGAGAATATGGCACCGGAGCGGTATTTGCAGATGCCCATGATAAGCGAGATTTTGATATGGCAAAAAAATATGGAATCCCGCTCAAGGTTTCCATTAAACCAAGTGATCCTGTTTTGTTTGAAAAAGTTAAAACTCTTGAGACCTGCTACGAGGGAGAGGGAATTCTTTTTAACTCAGGAACTTTTGACGGCTTAACTTCAAAAGAAGCGCGTCCTAAAATTGTCGAATGGCTCAAGGAAAAAGGTTTTGCTGAAAAAATTGTAAAGTACAAAATCCGTGACTGGGTATTTTCGAGACAGCGATATTGGGGGGAACCGATTCCTGTCATTCATTGTGAAAAATGTGGCATTGTGCCACTCGCTGAAAAAGATCTGCCGCTGAAACTTCCGAACGTGAAAAATTACAAGCCAACTGATACCGGCGAATCGCCACTTGCTAGTATTTCAAAGTGGGTCAACGTGAAGTGTCCGGTTTGCAAAGGCCCAGCTCGTCGCGAAACAGACACCATGCCAAATTGGGCTGGATCTTCTTGGTATTATCTCGCGTACGTCGTAAAAAAAGGTAAAAGTTTTGATTTAAAAAATAAGAGCGCACTTGATTACTGGACACCGGTTGATTGGTACAACGGTGGCATGGAACACACAACCTTGCACCTTTTGTACTCACGTTTTTGGCATAAATTTCTTTTTGACTTAGGTCTGGTTCCCACAAGTGAGCCGTATTTGAAACGTACATCACACGGATTAATTTTGGGTGAAGGTGGAGTAAAAATGTCTAAATCGTTGGGAAACGTTGTTAACCCTGACACGCTTATTAAAACATTCGGCGCTGACACCTTGCGTCTCTACGAAATGTTTATGGGACCTTTCGATCAGCATATTGCGTGGTCTACAGAAAGCATGGTGGGACCAAGGAGATTCCTTGAGCGAGTCTGGAAGCTCAAGGAAAGAATCACGATTCAAGAATCACGATTCAAGAATAGGAATCAAGAAAATCCTGAATCTAAAATCGTGAATCATGAATCTACTCTGTTGCATAAGACTATCAAAAAAGTTTCCGAAGACATCGAGGCGATGCGATTTAATACCGCAGTGAGCGCCATGATGGTCTTGCTCAATGAATTTGAAAAAGCGGAAACTGTTTCCCGGAAAGAGTACGAAATTTTGTTGCAACTTTTGGCTCCGTTTGCGCCGCACATTACTGATGAATTATGGTCTCTGTTGGGCAATAAAAAATCTATTCACCTGAGTTCCTGGCCTGTGTATGATTCCAAATTAGCCTCAAAAAGTGGGGGAGTTTTGGTGATTCAGGTTAACGGTAAAATGCGTTCCACCTTGAATACCGAAACTGAGTTGACTGAAGCAGAAGCGAAAGAGCTGGCGCTCAATTTACCAGAAATTAAAAAATGGATTGCTGAATTGCCGATAAAAAAATTAATTTACGTCAAAGGCAGGTTACTTAATGTTGTTGTATAA
- the greA gene encoding transcription elongation factor GreA, with translation MDDKKEYLTKEKFEELTKKLEELKTVKRKEVAESLEYAKSLGDLSENAEYHEARENQANIEDQILRLEAMLKSAEIMSIHHSEVVGIGSVVHIEKLKDKSKSKFKIVGSEEANLAESKLSIHSPLGSAMIGKKKSDQFKVTTPVGVVEYKITELE, from the coding sequence ATGGATGACAAAAAAGAATATCTGACCAAGGAGAAGTTTGAAGAATTGACCAAAAAACTTGAAGAACTCAAAACGGTAAAAAGAAAAGAAGTCGCTGAAAGTCTCGAATACGCCAAATCTCTCGGAGATCTTTCTGAAAACGCCGAGTACCACGAAGCTCGCGAAAATCAGGCAAACATTGAAGATCAAATTCTTCGTTTGGAAGCGATGTTGAAGTCTGCCGAAATCATGTCGATTCATCACAGTGAAGTGGTGGGCATTGGATCTGTGGTTCACATTGAAAAATTGAAAGACAAATCAAAATCAAAATTTAAAATTGTTGGTTCCGAGGAAGCCAACTTGGCCGAATCAAAACTCTCGATTCATTCTCCGCTCGGTTCAGCCATGATCGGAAAAAAGAAGTCGGATCAATTTAAAGTTACCACTCCGGTTGGCGTTGTTGAATATAAAATAACTGAACTCGAATAG
- the mraZ gene encoding division/cell wall cluster transcriptional repressor MraZ, which translates to MLIGEYTHAIDEKNRLSLPVKFRQEMGKKVVITPGLDNCLFLFTLNEWKNISEKLSQSSMLQADNRGFNRFMFGGAVEAEIDSIGRILVPDFLRDRAGLKSKVVVIGVQSRVEIWNEKTWIEYKKVVEKQADTLAEKLGQVGVL; encoded by the coding sequence ATGCTGATAGGTGAATACACACATGCAATAGATGAAAAAAACCGACTGTCATTGCCGGTGAAGTTCCGACAGGAAATGGGAAAGAAAGTAGTGATTACACCCGGACTTGATAACTGTCTTTTTCTATTTACCTTAAACGAGTGGAAAAATATTTCAGAAAAGTTATCGCAGTCCTCAATGTTGCAAGCTGACAACCGAGGATTTAACCGTTTTATGTTTGGAGGTGCAGTTGAGGCAGAGATTGATTCAATCGGACGAATTTTGGTTCCAGACTTCCTGCGCGATCGCGCGGGACTTAAGAGTAAGGTCGTCGTGATTGGTGTTCAGAGCCGAGTGGAAATTTGGAACGAGAAGACGTGGATTGAGTACAAAAAGGTGGTGGAAAAGCAGGCAGATACCCTGGCAGAAAAATTGGGGCAAGTAGGTGTCCTGTAA
- a CDS encoding sigma factor-like helix-turn-helix DNA-binding protein, which produces MNVITFNPKQVVKRLLAILPDRARDVIVSRYGLDKDSKKMTLEAIGKKYGITRERVRQIENYAVHSIKRAESYAKEKGVFSELEALFHKLGGIISEENFLEYVAKDKSTQNHIQLLLVLGDPFKREKEDENFKHRWHVSDSLAKKVHDALKKLYKNLSDKDLVSELDIIAHFLTHVEDISDDYKSKNDVIKRWLELSKTIGKNPLGEWGLKSSPNIHAKGMRDYAFLVIRRHGSPIHFREVAKSIEKLFGKKAHIATTHNELIKDPRFVLVGRGLYALAEWGYMSGVVKDVIRKVLESNGPLNREQIIDKVMKERYVKENTIIVNLQNPKFFKKTKDGVYSIA; this is translated from the coding sequence ATGAACGTCATTACTTTCAATCCAAAACAAGTGGTCAAGAGGCTTCTCGCCATCTTGCCTGATCGCGCGCGGGATGTGATTGTCAGTCGCTATGGACTCGACAAAGATTCCAAAAAGATGACCCTAGAAGCCATCGGCAAGAAATATGGTATCACCCGCGAACGAGTCAGACAGATTGAAAATTATGCCGTTCACAGCATCAAGCGAGCTGAGTCCTACGCAAAAGAAAAAGGCGTTTTTTCCGAGTTGGAAGCACTTTTTCATAAGCTTGGTGGCATTATTAGCGAGGAAAATTTTCTTGAGTACGTCGCCAAAGACAAGAGCACTCAAAATCACATTCAGTTGCTTTTGGTTTTGGGTGATCCATTTAAACGCGAAAAAGAAGATGAAAATTTCAAACACCGCTGGCATGTCAGTGATTCACTAGCCAAAAAAGTTCACGACGCTTTGAAAAAACTTTATAAAAATCTTTCTGACAAAGATTTGGTTTCTGAACTCGATATTATTGCGCACTTTCTCACGCATGTTGAAGATATTTCTGATGACTATAAATCTAAGAATGACGTGATCAAGCGCTGGCTTGAACTTTCAAAAACTATTGGTAAAAATCCGCTTGGTGAATGGGGACTTAAATCTTCTCCAAATATTCACGCCAAAGGCATGCGCGATTACGCCTTTTTGGTCATTCGCCGACACGGTTCTCCAATTCACTTTAGAGAAGTCGCAAAGTCGATTGAAAAACTTTTCGGTAAGAAAGCTCATATTGCCACTACCCACAACGAACTCATCAAAGATCCTCGATTTGTACTCGTTGGCCGAGGCCTCTACGCGCTCGCCGAATGGGGATACATGTCAGGAGTTGTCAAAGATGTCATCAGGAAGGTTTTAGAGAGCAATGGACCGCTCAACCGAGAACAAATTATCGATAAGGTGATGAAGGAGAGGTATGTCAAAGAGAACACCATCATTGTCAATTTGCAAAATCCTAAATTTTTCAAGAAGACCAAGGATGGAGTCTATTCTATTGCGTAG